One part of the Planctomycetaceae bacterium genome encodes these proteins:
- a CDS encoding cytochrome b N-terminal domain-containing protein, translating into MESVYYIQHEMTLGYVIRGIHHYAASAMVVLMGIHLIQVVIDGAYKAPREVNFWLGIVLLQIVLGLSLTGYLLPWDQKGYYATQVTTNIMSATPLVGGEVQQLAQGGSQYGHLTLTRFFAMHAGVLPMLLVGFLALHIYVFRRHGLTACDTKRGADAMFWPDQVLKDAVACLAVLAVVLLAAVFKGAELNAPADPAVKFDAARPEWYFLFLFRLLRFEVIDELGTTVGAIVIPGIIMGIIAVMPLTARFLGEAGHKLNKAFIWLLTAGILVLTVMAIVEDNANVGHQAAIAEAHRDAARALELASGPDRIPVDGAVSLLRRDPFTRGPRLFAQHCSACHRYNGHDGRGMLVMENQQVAPPTAADLGNFASREWMKNVVVDFPGHFAALKNATWYRDAKDAEAKGEEVAYIDPDTSVMADWSDNTAALKSAENAQDLDALAEFLISEAGHAGIDVDETRAARGRELAIDGAWQGTLDGASCLNCHTSIGNDFSPISDEDADDAPTLAKYGSQAWLKDFIRHPNAARHYGARNRMKAYSPEQLSDEDLNLLVRWMTGDYLPTKVDDYPSAVTGAAEE; encoded by the coding sequence GTGGAAAGCGTCTACTACATTCAGCACGAAATGACGCTGGGCTACGTGATCCGCGGCATCCATCACTATGCCGCGTCGGCGATGGTCGTGCTGATGGGCATTCATCTGATTCAGGTCGTGATTGACGGAGCCTACAAAGCGCCTCGCGAAGTCAATTTCTGGCTGGGAATCGTGCTGCTGCAGATTGTTCTGGGCTTGTCTCTGACAGGCTATCTGCTTCCGTGGGACCAGAAGGGCTACTACGCAACTCAGGTGACGACAAACATCATGAGCGCGACTCCGCTTGTCGGCGGCGAAGTGCAGCAGCTAGCTCAGGGCGGCAGTCAGTACGGCCATCTGACGCTGACGCGCTTTTTCGCGATGCACGCAGGAGTGCTGCCCATGCTGCTGGTCGGATTCCTGGCGCTGCACATCTATGTCTTCCGGCGGCATGGCCTGACAGCTTGCGACACAAAGCGGGGCGCGGACGCCATGTTCTGGCCCGATCAGGTGTTGAAGGATGCGGTGGCGTGTCTGGCCGTGCTGGCGGTGGTCCTGCTGGCGGCCGTCTTCAAGGGAGCCGAATTGAATGCTCCCGCCGACCCGGCCGTCAAGTTCGACGCCGCGCGGCCGGAATGGTACTTCCTGTTTCTGTTTCGCCTGCTGCGATTCGAAGTGATTGACGAATTGGGCACGACGGTGGGAGCCATCGTGATTCCCGGAATCATCATGGGCATCATCGCCGTGATGCCGCTGACCGCCAGGTTTCTTGGCGAAGCCGGTCATAAGCTGAACAAGGCTTTCATCTGGCTGCTGACCGCGGGGATTCTGGTGCTGACCGTGATGGCGATCGTCGAAGATAATGCCAACGTGGGCCATCAGGCAGCGATCGCCGAAGCTCACCGGGACGCCGCTCGGGCACTGGAACTTGCGTCCGGCCCGGATCGGATTCCCGTCGATGGAGCGGTCTCTTTGCTGCGACGAGATCCGTTCACTCGCGGACCGCGCCTGTTCGCTCAGCATTGCTCGGCCTGTCATCGCTACAACGGGCACGACGGACGCGGAATGCTGGTCATGGAAAATCAACAGGTGGCTCCGCCCACAGCCGCTGATCTGGGAAATTTCGCCAGCCGCGAATGGATGAAAAACGTCGTCGTCGATTTTCCGGGACACTTCGCCGCGCTAAAGAATGCCACGTGGTACCGGGACGCAAAGGATGCCGAAGCGAAGGGCGAAGAAGTCGCCTACATCGATCCGGACACGTCGGTTATGGCTGACTGGTCGGACAACACCGCGGCACTAAAGTCAGCCGAAAACGCCCAGGACCTGGACGCTCTGGCGGAATTCCTGATTTCCGAAGCCGGACATGCCGGGATCGATGTCGACGAAACCAGGGCCGCGCGAGGCCGCGAATTGGCGATCGATGGTGCCTGGCAGGGAACTCTGGATGGCGCGTCGTGCCTGAACTGTCACACGTCCATCGGCAATGATTTCTCGCCGATTTCTGATGAGGACGCCGATGATGCTCCGACGCTGGCGAAGTACGGTTCGCAGGCATGGCTGAAGGATTTCATTCGCCACCCAAACGCCGCTCGCCACTACGGCGCGAGGAACCGTATGAAGGCGTACAGCCCGGAACAGTTGTCCGATGAAGACCTGAACCTGCTTGTCCGCTGGATGACGGGAGACTACCTGCCGACGAAAGTTGACGACTATCCGTCCGCCGTCACTGGCGCCGCCGAGGAATAG